One window of Watersipora subatra chromosome 3, tzWatSuba1.1, whole genome shotgun sequence genomic DNA carries:
- the LOC137390232 gene encoding phenylalanine--tRNA ligase, mitochondrial-like isoform X3: MLRSQTTCHTSDLIASGLDRFITVGDVYRRDTIDRTHYPVFHQMDVTRLYNSEELFQGSQHGLQLFDHSERDQHKQGVHSVDAVQLLSIDLKETLSSLALSLFGKDVKYRWVDCYFPFTHPSWELEIEYDGEWMEVLGAGILEQQILTNSGASAKVGWAFGLGLERLAMKLYNIPDVRLFWSEDAGFLSQFKVNDCHTPISYKKISKYPALAQDISFWLDDPEAYSSNDFYDLTRSVGGDLVEHVEIIDTFVHPKTGRTSHAYRVTYRHMNRNLTTEEINCVQEELRNRVEEESLGIVRK, translated from the exons ATGCTGCGATCACAGACCACATGCCATACAAGTGATCTCATAGCCTCTGGTCTGGACAGGTTTATCACTGTTGGAGACGTTTACAGGAGAGACACTATAGACAGAACTCACTACCCAGTCTTTCATCAGATGGATGTTACTCGGCTCTACAACTCAGAAGAG TTGTTTCAAGGCTCTCAACACGGTCTTCAGTTGTTTGACCACTCTGAGAGGGACCAACACAAACAGGGAGTGCATTCTGTTGACGCTGTACAACTCCTGTCCATTGACTTGAAGGAAACTCTCTCATCACTCGCCTTATCTCTCTTTGGCAAAG ATGTGAAGTACCGGTGGGTCGACTGCTACTTTCCCTTCACGCACCCATCCTGGGAACTTGAGATAGAATATGATGGAGAGTGGATGGAGGTCCTTGGTGCTGGCATTCTTGAGCAGCAGATCTTAACAAACA GTGGGGCCAGTGCAAAGGTTGGCTGGGCCTTTGGCCTCGGCCTCGAGCGTCTGGCCATGAAGCTCTACAACATTCCAGATGTAAGATTGTTTTGGAGCGAGGATGCTGGATTCCTCTCTCAGTTCAAGGTCAATGACTGTCATACACCTATTTCTTATAAG AAAATAAGTAAGTATCCAGCCCTGGCACAAGACATCTCCTTTTGGCTTGATGATCCTGAAGCGTATTCAAGCAACGATTTCTATGATCTGACAAGATCGGTGGGAGGAGATCTCGTAGAGCATGTGGAAATTATTGACACATTTGTCCATCCCAAAACGGGACGAACAAGCCATGCGTATCGAGTTACGTATCGTCATATGAACCGTAATCTCACGACGGAGGAGATAAACTGTGTGCAAGAGGAACTCAGGAATCGAGTTGAAGAGGAATCACTAGGCATTGTTCGAAAGTAG